In one window of Betaproteobacteria bacterium DNA:
- a CDS encoding DUF2189 domain-containing protein, giving the protein MDTSISGFESRAALPDVAHVETSRPFVWLQRGWDDLRAHPGPSLAHGLTLAVLGNVVLVLCSTHVALVAAAVSGFLLVGPLLAAAFYELSRLRHAGERASFDASLEGAIRHGRSLIGLGLVLAALALVWAWLSSALFQQAFGGHLPSVAESAYQVISDGKYGSFFLTYMTTGAVFAVVAFLLSAVAAPMIFDGRADTRTAVAMSIKTVIANPGAMALWAAIIAVLTAIGFATLMLGLVVILPLLGHATWHAYRDLVFGSYAPWDSEEI; this is encoded by the coding sequence ATGGATACCTCGATTTCGGGCTTCGAATCCCGGGCTGCACTTCCCGACGTTGCGCACGTCGAGACTTCGCGCCCCTTCGTCTGGTTGCAGCGCGGCTGGGACGATCTGCGCGCCCATCCCGGCCCCAGCCTCGCCCACGGGCTCACCCTGGCCGTGCTCGGCAACGTCGTGCTAGTGCTGTGCAGCACCCACGTCGCGCTGGTGGCCGCTGCGGTGTCCGGCTTTCTGCTGGTCGGGCCGCTGCTCGCCGCGGCGTTCTACGAGCTGTCCCGCCTGCGCCACGCCGGCGAGCGCGCCTCATTCGACGCGTCGCTCGAAGGCGCGATTCGGCACGGCAGATCGCTCATCGGCCTCGGCCTGGTGCTGGCGGCGCTGGCCCTCGTCTGGGCATGGCTGTCGAGTGCGCTGTTCCAGCAGGCCTTCGGCGGTCATCTGCCGTCGGTGGCGGAAAGCGCGTACCAGGTCATCTCCGATGGCAAGTACGGCAGCTTCTTCCTCACCTATATGACCACTGGTGCCGTATTCGCGGTCGTCGCGTTCCTGCTGTCTGCCGTTGCCGCGCCGATGATCTTCGACGGTCGCGCCGATACGCGCACCGCGGTGGCGATGAGCATCAAGACCGTCATCGCCAATCCGGGCGCAATGGCGCTGTGGGCGGCCATCATCGCCGTGCTCACCGCCATCGGCTTTGCCACCCTCATGCTCGGTCTCGTGGTGATCCTGCCGCTGCTCGGTCACGCGACGTGGCACGCCTACCGCGATCTCGTGTTCGGCAGCTATGCGCCGTGGGATTCGGAAGAGATCTGA